GAAAGGAACGCATCCACACCTTTTCCAGTAAGTTCTTTCTTTATTTTTGCCTTCTCTGTCATAAGCACTGCGCCAGTGTTGACCTTAAGTGCATGCATGTAGAGTTTGCCGCCAGCTTTAAAAGTCGCCTTCGAAACATTTTTTGCCATATCAATTGCTTTATCAACACCTTCTCCGACCGTATTGATACCTTCACTTTCATTTTTCTTCAGGAGTTTGGATTTAGTTTCACCGAGAGCTTTTGCACAGTTGGCGAGGTTGTCTTTAAATTGTTCTGCCACTTTGCCCCAATCCGATTCCCCAAAAATGACGGCATACGGGTATTGGGAAAGTACAAAGACTCCATCTTCTGTTTCAGCGCACTCACCCTCCTGGATCTTCTCGCGAATATACGTATGCGAAAGTGGGTTTTCTTTTCCATCCCCAATGCAGATAAAGCACCGTCCTTCCGTTTCAGGAATAGGGTGCTTCTCAAATTCTTTGCACAGGATTGTTTTAGAAAAAGAATTCTCTCCGAGGTAATCAGAAATCCTTTCTGCCAAGCTTACATATCGCTTGGGGTGAATAATAAAGAACTCCTTTTTCATAATAGCTTATCCTCTAATTAAAGAACGTATGCACATTTGCCCCATGTTAACAAACCCCAGTATCTATAAAACGCAATTCTTTATTATATTTAGGGTTATTCCCCCAGATAGATCAGGAGCTTGTCGTGGGCGAGGACGACGAGGTCGCCGATGTTGTCGCCGTTGAGATCGCCGGATTCGATGTCGTGGGGCTCGGTGCCCCGGGCGTTGCCCATGGTGGCGAAGTCGGAGGTGAGGAAGATTTCGAAGGCGAGTTCCTGTTTCAGTTCGTTGTCTTTCTGGCTCAGGATTTCGATGGCGCGGTTGGAGGGGTCGACGAGGGCGACCATCGGCCGGGGCGGACTGGCCAGCTTGACGAGCTTGGCATAGGCGAGCAAGGCATTCTCGGAGGGTGAAACATGCTCGCCGGTCGAGACCACGTCCAGTTGCATGCCGTTTCCGGTGACGGTGTTCAGTCCGGTTCGGTCGAGCAGCACAACCATGTCGCGTTCCCGGTTGGGGAGCTGGATGAGGTCGAAGATGGTTTGGTCGGCATCGGGGATGTGGATCTTGCCCCAGGCATCGCCATCGGCGGCGAACCGGACGAGGTCGCCGGAGTTGCGGTCGTAGAGCAGGGTGCCGGAGGAGCCGTCGCGCAAGTCGTAGTTGCAGGAGGCAATCAGTTCGCCGCGCGGGTTTTCGGGGTTGAACTGGCGCGTGGCTTCGTAGCGGTCGCCTTTCCATTCGAAGCGGCGGGCAATGGCGCCCTGCGAAACGACGAGGGACGAACCATCGCCGGGGGCGCCGAGCCGGATGTTGGAGAGTTCGAGCTTCTGGGTCAGGGCGCGGAACGATTCGCTGGTGATGTCCTCCAGCGTTTCCTTGGCGAAGAGCTTCATTTTGGGGGTGTCGTAGGCCATGAAGAAAATGAGCCCGGTTTTGCCTTCCGGCAGCTGGAAGGCCAGCAGGTCGGCGGGGTCGTTCTTCATGTCGAGCGGATAGATGGAGACGAGGTCGCCCTCCATTTTCACGAGCTGTAGTTCCCTGTCGTCGTTCTTGCAGACGAACCAGTTGTTGCATCCGGCCAGGACATGGCCGGGGGTCTTCAGGATGGAGGGGAAGCGCTCCAGATTGCTGCCGGAGTGGACGGCGGCGATCTTTTCCTTTTTGCTGACGACCACGATGTCGCCGTTTTCGAGGCGGGAAAGGCGTACCACTTCGGAAAGGGTGTCGATGCGCTTCGGCTCGGGATCGAGTCCGTCGTCGGTGCCGGCATAGAGGTGCAGGCGGCTGAGCTCGGGGGCGGCGACGAGCAGGTCGCCATAGCCGTCGTTGTTGAAGTCGTCGGCCAGCCAGGCGGGGGATGCTTTTTTACTGGTGCCCTCCAGGCCGATGCGCCCCGGGGAGTATTCCTGGGCGTCGAGCAGGGCGGGCTGCTCTTTCACGGTGAAGCCATAGGTGCGGACCGCGAGCCGGTTGCGCAGCACCATGCCGATTTGCGGGGCAACGCCCTCGGCCTGAAGGATATCCATGTAGTGCCGGGGCGGCAGGTCGAGCGGTTGCTCGATGCCGTAAAGGCCTCCGCCTTTTCCATAGCGGATTTTCAGCGGATTGCGCGTGCTGTTGAAATGGAAGGCGAGGTCGGGGATGCCGTCGTTGTTGATGTCGGCAATGTCGCCGAAGAAGCTTTTATCGGCCGCGAAGGTAAGGGTCTTCTTTTCCACGAAGGGGGTGGCGTCGGTATTCCAATGGAGGTCGGCCTTGTCGCGGCGGCAGACCAGGATATCGCGTTTTCCGTCCCCGTTGAGGTCGCCAATCTGGATGGTGCTGACCTCGGCCAAGTCCTTGATGAAGATGCGTTCGGGCTCCGCGAACGAGCCGTCGGCCTGTTGGTAGCGAAGCTGGAGGCCGATGGCGGTGCCGAAGGTGATGATATCCTTCAGCCCGTCGCCGTTGAGGTCGTTCACGCGGACGGCCTTGAGCCCTTGGTCGACAATCATCCCCTTGTCCTCGAAGCGGTCCTCCAGCTCCGGCAGGTCTTCGAGGGCTTCGCCGTTCGGCTTGCGCATCAGGATTTCGAGCCGGGAGACATGGTTGTTGGCGAACAGGATGTCGTCGAGGCCGTCGTTGTTGATGTCGGTCACGACCAGCCGCGAGGTGCCGTTCTTGAACTTGTAGATCTCCAGCGGCTGGAAACCAAAGTCGCGTTGGGGGGCTTCGGCCAATGCTCCGGAGGCGATGGCTGCGAGGGATAGAAGGGTGGCGAACTTCAACATTCCATATTCCTTGTTCGGGATTCGTGGTTCACTAGTATTTGAGAATGATCTTTTGGTGCAGGCCATGGACGCTGGCCTCGACGTATTGGTAGGAGACGTTGAAGTACGAGGCGATATGGTCGGCGGGCGGAAGCTTGTCGAAGTCCGGCGGGGGCAGGGCGGAGCCGCTCATGGCCCAGCGTTGCCGGATCATGGAGACGTATCCGGGTTGCGCGATTTCCTCGAGGATCACATCCATGCTCTTTTTCCAGTCGATGGCGCTGTAGGCGAAGGCCCGCGGGGGAACATGTTCGCGCAGGCCCTTAACCAGTTCGGTGCGCTCGAAGGCCTGGTTGGCGGCGGCATCGCTGGTGACGCTGCGGATCACCTGGCGCAGGCCGCCGGGGGTTCCGTAGAGCAGGTAGTCGCCGGCAATCGAGATGCCCATGGCCTCGGCGGGGTCGCTCTCCTTCAGCGTGTAGATGGTGTGGTCGAGGAAGTCGTCGATTTCAAGCCCAACGGAAACATAGGGTTGCATGGCCGGGGCGGCCAGTGCGGTTTCGAGCCCCTTCTTGAAGGCCGCGCCGTCCACCAGGTCGACGGCGACAACAGAGTCGCTTTTTTCGCCTTCCACCGTGGCGAAGGAGACAAATTTCTTGCCGAGGTGCGCGAGCAGATCCTGCTCGAGGTTGATGCCGGCCTGTTGCTGGATCATGGCCAGCAGCATATCGAACTGCGGTTTCATGGCGGGATCCGCCGAGGCCAGTACGTTGGGGATTTCCTGCCAGAGGCCCAGCAGATTGAAGCGGCCAACCTCGATGGACGCAATGTCTTCCGGAATGAAGGTGACGGTCGGCAGCTCGGAGGGTTGCACGTCGAGGATGGTGAACAATCCTTTGCCCATGGCGCCGATGCGCAGGATGTTGTCGGCCACGAGCCGGTCGTTCCGCAATTCGATCGTCGAGGAAAAATTTTCGATGTCCAAAAGCCCGAGCGCCTCGAACATGGCGCGTTCGCTAACGCCGGGCTGCCCTTCTGTAATGGAATCCTCGATCATCCTGGCCAGCGGCAGGTTGATGTTCAGGACGGGGTTTCCGGAGGGTTCCACCACCTCGTCCTTGCGGAGCCGGACGATGCATTGCTCGACCCACTCGCGGGTATGGCCCATCACAAACGTGCTGCCCACGTGCGCCTGCCAGGAGAACGATTCGTTCCCCGTCCCCGGCTTTTCGACGTGCTGGACGATCTCCACGTCCTGGAAGCTGCTTCTGACGATGTCGAACGGTTCCTTCATCACATCGCGCACCTGGTCGTCGAGCACCAGGCTTTTCTCGAACTCCTCCTTGCCCATCATGGCAATGATGTAGGGGTCTTCACTATTGAGGTCGAAGGCGAGGATGATTTCGCCGTTGAGCATCTTGAGTTGTTCGAGGAACACTTCGTCCTCGGCATCCTTTTCGCCGTCGAAGATAAACTCCTGCCAGGTGTCGGCATCGGGGTTGCCCATGAAGTCTTGGAACTGCTGGTCCTGCCACAGTTTGCCGATCGACGATTTCTTGAGCATGGACCAGAAGTTGGTCGTGTTGGAAACGCGGACATAGGTCTGCGCCTCGGGCGGAAGCAACTCGGTGCGTTCCATCGGTAGCGCCGCCAACGGGAGGGCGGCCAGTAGGAAAATGGAGAGGGTTTTGGACGGCATTACGGTGCTCCTTGCTTTTCGGTATGTTCGATTACGAGGCGGTGATGGATGCCGCCGGGAACGGCCTCCGCATAGTGGTAGGTGTTTTGGAGGAAGGTTGCCAGATGCCGGAGCGAGATTTCGTTTTCGCCGAGCTCCTCTTTCTTTCCTTCCGGATTCGATGTGAATCCAACGCCGGCGCTGAAGCTTGAATCGCTCATTTTGATATAGATCAGGGCGGGGGCCTTGCGGTGGTTCATTCCGCCATAGCCGAAGGAGTTTTCCGGGGCAAGGGCACGGGCGGTCTCACGCAAGGCCGATGGGGTGGCCGTTCTCCCATGCCGCAAAATGGCGTTGCGGAGGATTTCCGAGGTGTTGCCGAAAAAGAGGTAGTCCTCGCAGACGCACAGGGCGAAGGCCTCGGTGGCGGGGTTCTTCTTGTTCTTTTTGAAATAGATCGTGCGGTCGCGGAAGTCCGTTGTTTCGATATGGTGCGCCCATGCCTTCGCGAAAGGCGAGGCCAGCAGCTTGTTCAGGGACGCTTCCAGGACCTTTCCATCCTTCAGTTCGAGCGAAACCAGCATGGGCTGGTTGGTGCTGATTGATTCGGAATGGAGCGTGAAGCGTTCTCCGAGTTGCGCCATCAGGTCGTGCTCGATGCTCAGTCCGCTCTGCTGCTCGAAGAAAGCAAACAAGCCCGTCAATGCAACGCTATCCTTCCGTGGCATGCCGCCGAGGATTTCAGGAATTTTTTCCCAGAGTGCCGGCAGGTCGATCTTCCCATACGAAAACGAAGTGGCGTGCTCCGGCACGATCCGGTCGTCCGAAAAATCCTCCGGAGTGGTGTCGAGCAGCGCGAACAGCCCCTTGCCTTGTTCCGAAAGGGCAAGGGTGCCATCGAGAACCAGATCGCCCTCCTTCATTTCGATGTCGAGCAGGTAGTGCTCGATGCCCATGATGCCAAGGGCATCCCAGATCGATTCGCTTTTGGCGCGTTCGTCGGGCGCTTTTTGCGCCAAATCGTTCCGCGTCCATTGACCAAGGGGGAAGCGGCAACTGATCTTGCTGCCTTCCGGTTCGGTTATCGTTTCGTTCTTGAGCCGGACCATGCTTTGTTCGACCCACTCGCGTTCACTGCCGAGCAACAGGGTGCCATGGGTGCAGGCCAACCAGCAGTTCATCTCGTTTGTCGAGCCGCCCCGCATGATGTCGTGGATGATCTCCGTGCCTTGGAACATTTCGCGTTTGCGGAAGGCTTCGTCGGTTTGACCCTGCAGCCAATCGGTACGTTCGACGATCCGCCCAAACTCCTCGTCCGTCGCGGTGGCCGCCAGGAACATGCGGTTGATCGTGAGCGCGGAACCTTGTTCGTCGTCGTAGACCAGCGCAATCTCGCCCTTGAGCAACTTCAGTATTTCGAACAGCTGCCGGATTTCCAGCTTGAGTTTCCCCTCGGCAATTTTTTTCTTCACCTTCCCTTCGAAGGCCTCCACGAAATCCTGCACCTTTTCATCGGCGCGCAGGCGGTCGCCATAAGCCGCCGAGAATTCTTTCCAGAGTGTTTCCGCCTGGGTGATCCGCACATGCTTTTTGGCCGGCGGAAGCAAATCAGTCCGCTCCAGCGCCTCCACCTTCAATCCGAGCATAAGTGCAAAGACCGCAACCACTCGACCGATCGATTTTACAGGACTATTGATAACAGGACGATTTCCCGATCCACGAGAAATAGTCCTGTTATCAATAGTCATGTTGAATCTCTGCAGCACAGTGGCCCTAGTCGGTTTGTTCCGAGGAAAATTTTCCGGGTCGGCGCGGCGGGTCGGGATAGACAAAGCCGGACTCGGGGTTGGTGGCGTCGTAGGCGAACGCGTCGATCTGGTCGAGGATATATTTCGGGTGCCGCGCCGGGATGGCGAAGTTGAGCCCCTCCATCGTGGGCACGCCCATGTTGATGACGCCGATCACCTGTCCGCGCGCATTGAAGAGCGGGCCGCCGGAGTTGCCGGGGTTGACGGGGGCATCGATCTGCAAATAGAGGATGCCGCCAAAGTTGCGGTGGGTCTGGCTGAGCACGCCTTCGGTCACGGTGCGCTCAAGCCCGAGCGGGTTGCCGATGGCGAACACGGTCTCGCCCACGCTCAGGTTCTCTTCCGGCGAAAAAATGACCGGGGTGATTTCGGTGTCGAAATCGGTTAGCTTGAGGATGGCGAGGTCGTGGAAGGGGGCGGTGGCAACAATCTCCACGTCCTTGTGCACCACGCGGCGCAGGATTTTGCTTTCCTGTAGGAACTGGGTCACGGAAATCTTTTTTTCCCCGGCGATCACGTGGAAGTTGGTGATGAGATATCCCGCCTTGTTGATGAAAAAACCGGAGCCGAGGCCCCCGGCGGTCTTCACCAGCACCACGGCGGGCGCGTAGAGCTCCGCGGCCTCGGCGGTTGAAATCCGTTCGGGCACCTGCACCGAATAGAGCGAGTTGGTATCGGCAGGAACGGTGCCTTCGACCGCCGAATCTGCGTAGGTTGCCAGGATTTCGGATTTCGGCACGCGCAGGACATCGAAGCCCAGATCCAGCACGGTGGAGTCGTCGGCCTCTTTCAGCACGGGGGCCTGGATCTTCGCGCCGCCGCGCAACACGACATCGTCCGCAAAAGCTAAACCCACGGTAATGGCCACGGCCGTGAAAAGTATGGTTCTCATAAATAGTCCTTATTGCGTACTGCGTATTCCCTACTACGTACTTGGAGGGCATTTTTCTTTGAGGATAGTGTGCAATACGCAATACGCCGTACGCAATACGCATCACGAATAAAGCTTCCGCACTTCGTCGGCGATGATTTTCACCCCCTCGTGGACAACGGCGTCGTCCTGGGCGTAGGTGACCCGGATGCACTCGTGCTTGTGCTGCCAATATTCGTGCTCCAGCCCCGGGAAGAAATAGTTTCCGGGGACGATCAGCGTCTTGCGCCGTTTGAGCCGTTCGTAGAGTTCCTTGCTGGTGCAGGGCAGTTCCGGGAACCACAGCCATAGGAAGAGGGCGCCCTCCGGTTTGTGGATGCGGCACGGCAGATCCCCCAGCTCCTCGCGGAACCACTCCAGCGTCTGGAGCGCCTTACGCCTGTAGAACGGTTGAACGATCTCTTTGCTGATCTGCATGATCTCGCCACTACGCACCATTTCGAAGGCCAGCTTGGAGCCGAGTCCTCCGGGGGCGAGGTGCATCACGCCGTTGATCTCGCCAATGGCTGTGGCAATCTCTTCGCGGGCAATCACGATGCCCGTGCGCAGGTTGGGCAGGCCGAGTTTCGAGAGGCTCATGGTTAAAACGGTATTGGGGCTCCAAATGGGTTTGGCTTCCGTGTAGATAATGTTGGGAAACGGCGTGCCGTAGGCGCCGTCGATGATCAGCGGAATACCTTTTTCCCCGGCAATCGCATCCAGTTCCAGAATCTCCGCATTCGTCAGCACGTTGCCCGTCGGGTTGGTGGGGCGCGACACGCAGATGGCACCCACATCGTCGCCAACGTCGAGCGAGTCGAAATCGATATGGTATTTGAACAGCCCATCATCCAGCAGCTCGATGCTCGGGTGGCGCGCAATGAAAAAACCATCGGTCAATCCCGCGTCGGCATAGCCGATGTATTCCGGCGTCAGCGGGAACATGATTTTCTTTTTCGACCCGTCCGGCATCTCGCCGGCAAACATATTGAAAAGATAGAACAGGCCGCTCTGGGCCCCATTGGTCAGGGCAATGTTTTTTGCCGTGATGTCCCAACCGAAGGTCTCGCGCAGCAGCGCGGCCAGCGCCTCGATGAACGCCTCGTTCCCGCGGGTGCCGTCGTAGTTGCCGATCATCGCTTCAAAGCCGCGCGGCTCGGCGAGGATTTGCTCCATGCGGTTGCGGAAGTGGAGCTGCACTTCCGGAATATGCGCCGGGTTCCCGCCGCCGAGCATCAGCATGTCGCCCTTTGCCATGGCCGAGCCAAGGTCGTCCATCAGCTCCGTAATGCCCGCCTTGCGCGTAAACTTTTCACCAAACTTCGAGAGATTCATGGCTAATAAATAACCACGGAATACACGGAATACACGGAAAAAGAAAATGTATGTACTCCCTCCTTTAAGAACCCTCCAGCTGCGCTGGTGGATTGCTAAACCTTTGCAACCACCACCGCGCGCTTGGGGGCGGGGTAGCCTTCAACGGTCTGGGCGGGATCGGATGGGTCGAGATAGTCGGGGAGCGATTCGAAGGTCATCCAGTCGGTGGCTCGTTGCTCTTCGAGCGAGGTGGTGTTGACATCGACCGTGCAAATGTCTTTGAGCCCGCAGCGCTTCATCCAGAGTTCGAGCGTTGGGACGGAAGGAATGAACCAGACGTTACGCATCTTGGCGTAGCGGCCATGCGGGATCAGCGAATAGCCCTCCGGGCCGTCCGCCACCAGCGTCTCGATCACGAGCTCGCCACCGGGCTTTAAAAAGGATTTCAGCTGCTCGATATGCTCAACCGGCGATTTGCGGTGATAGAGCACGCCCATCGAAAAGACGGTGTCGAACGCGCCGGGCGTTTCGGGCACATCCTCGATACCGAGCGGCAGCACCCAGGCCCGCGGATCGCCGAGGAAATGCTTCATCGCAAAAAACTGGCAAATGAACAGGGGGGAGGGATCGACTCCAACGACGAGCTTGGCACCTTCGCCGGCCATGCGCCAGCAGTGGTAGCCGTTGCCGCAGCCGACATCCAGGATCGTCCGGCCTTCGAGAGGCTGAAGGTGCGGCCGGACGCGGTCCCACTTCCAGTCCGAGCGCCATTCGGTGTCGATATGGACACCGTGAACGTGGTACGGCCCTTTGCGCCACGGGTGAAACTGCTTGAGCAGGTCTTCCAGGCCATCGATCGGTTTCCCGTCCACGCGCACTTCGTTGCGGAGTTCGATCGTAGGCGCAACGCCCTCGTCGCGTTGCGTGTGCGGGGAAAGCGACGAGGTCGTCGCTTCTACATCGGGAAGCTTGGCCAGGGCCTCCTCCCATTCGGGCAGCTTGCCGTGGCGCTCGTAGCGCAGGCCATGGGCAATACGCTCGGGCAGCAACCCGATCCACGGTTCGAGGTCGGTGCCTTTCAGCATTTTATAGAATGGGGTGTAGTCGATTTTCATATGGAGACGGATTTTAACCACAAAGACACGAAGGGCACAAAGGTTAGGCACAAACGGATGATGCTTCTTTGAGTTCTTCGTGTCTTGGTGGTTCTATTCTTATTTGACGGCGAGCATGGACATGAAGTTGAAGCACTGGAACCAGACATCGACCGAGGTGAAGCCGGCGGAGAGCAGGCGGTCGCGGTGGCTCGGGATGGTTTCGGGAACGAGCACGTTTTCGAGCGCGGAGCGCTTTTGGCTGATCTCGAGGTCGGAATAGCCGTGCGCGCGCTTGAAATCGTGGTGGATATCGAACAGCAGGCCATTGAGATGATCATCCTCGAAAACCACCTTTTCAGAGAGGATCAATACGCCACCCGGCCGCATGCCGTCGCAGATCCGTTGCAGCAAAGGAGCCCGTTCCTTAGGGGGGATAAACTGGAGTGTAAAGTTGAGCACCACGACGGAGGCATTGCTGATTTCCGTTGTAAGTATATCCCCTTCAACGACACGCACACTTGCGCAAGTGTGCTTGCGCCCCACCGCCGTCCGGCAACGCTCAACCATCGCCGCCGAGTTGTCGACCGCAATAATACGGCAGTTTTCGGCCTTCAACCCGCGTGCCATCGAGAGGGTCGCCGCGCCGAGCGAACAGCCGAGGTCGTAGAGGGTGCTGCCGGGCTGGGCATAGTGCTGCGTCAGCGTTTCGATCATGGTGATGATGGAGCGGTAGCCCGGCACCGAGCGCTCGATCATATCGGTGAAAACGTCCGCTACCTGCGCGTCGAAGCTGAAATCGGCAATCTTCGCCATCGATTCATTATAGATTTGGTCTTTGCTCATAGCGGGGGAAACTAGCACACCTGCTCCGCAAACTTCCAGCACTTGGAAGGAATCATGCTAGTAAAATATACTATTTTATGGAAGGCTCCCGCTTTATGGAAAAGAACAAGAAGGCTTGGGTTGTGGTTGTTGCTGCGTTGGCCTTGGCAAGGCTGGCTTCGGCCATCGCCGTGGCGAATTATACCGTTGCGGAAAGCGCCCCGACAAACGTTGGGTATTCCCTGGATTGGGATGGCGTCCACAACTACCGCTCCTCCTCGTCCGTTGCCATCGACCACTATTGGCTGCTCACGGCCGCCCACGTTGCGGCGCATCCGGGGAGTCCCGTCAACCTGACCATTGGCGGCGAACTCTACACGGAACAGGAGCGGATATACCCCCCGGACCAGGCCGATCTGGCGTTGGTTCGCTACGACAAGCCTTTCCCCTTCTACTATCCCCTTCATGAGGGCGAAATCTACCAGGAAACGGGATCGGGGCGGAACAAGACGAAGGTCTACGATGAGCTGTTGATGGTGGGCTATGG
This DNA window, taken from Pontiella desulfatans, encodes the following:
- a CDS encoding valine--pyruvate transaminase encodes the protein MNLSKFGEKFTRKAGITELMDDLGSAMAKGDMLMLGGGNPAHIPEVQLHFRNRMEQILAEPRGFEAMIGNYDGTRGNEAFIEALAALLRETFGWDITAKNIALTNGAQSGLFYLFNMFAGEMPDGSKKKIMFPLTPEYIGYADAGLTDGFFIARHPSIELLDDGLFKYHIDFDSLDVGDDVGAICVSRPTNPTGNVLTNAEILELDAIAGEKGIPLIIDGAYGTPFPNIIYTEAKPIWSPNTVLTMSLSKLGLPNLRTGIVIAREEIATAIGEINGVMHLAPGGLGSKLAFEMVRSGEIMQISKEIVQPFYRRKALQTLEWFREELGDLPCRIHKPEGALFLWLWFPELPCTSKELYERLKRRKTLIVPGNYFFPGLEHEYWQHKHECIRVTYAQDDAVVHEGVKIIADEVRKLYS
- the cmoA gene encoding carboxy-S-adenosyl-L-methionine synthase CmoA, with the protein product MSKDQIYNESMAKIADFSFDAQVADVFTDMIERSVPGYRSIITMIETLTQHYAQPGSTLYDLGCSLGAATLSMARGLKAENCRIIAVDNSAAMVERCRTAVGRKHTCASVRVVEGDILTTEISNASVVVLNFTLQFIPPKERAPLLQRICDGMRPGGVLILSEKVVFEDDHLNGLLFDIHHDFKRAHGYSDLEISQKRSALENVLVPETIPSHRDRLLSAGFTSVDVWFQCFNFMSMLAVK
- a CDS encoding FG-GAP repeat domain-containing protein — encoded protein: MLKFATLLSLAAIASGALAEAPQRDFGFQPLEIYKFKNGTSRLVVTDINNDGLDDILFANNHVSRLEILMRKPNGEALEDLPELEDRFEDKGMIVDQGLKAVRVNDLNGDGLKDIITFGTAIGLQLRYQQADGSFAEPERIFIKDLAEVSTIQIGDLNGDGKRDILVCRRDKADLHWNTDATPFVEKKTLTFAADKSFFGDIADINNDGIPDLAFHFNSTRNPLKIRYGKGGGLYGIEQPLDLPPRHYMDILQAEGVAPQIGMVLRNRLAVRTYGFTVKEQPALLDAQEYSPGRIGLEGTSKKASPAWLADDFNNDGYGDLLVAAPELSRLHLYAGTDDGLDPEPKRIDTLSEVVRLSRLENGDIVVVSKKEKIAAVHSGSNLERFPSILKTPGHVLAGCNNWFVCKNDDRELQLVKMEGDLVSIYPLDMKNDPADLLAFQLPEGKTGLIFFMAYDTPKMKLFAKETLEDITSESFRALTQKLELSNIRLGAPGDGSSLVVSQGAIARRFEWKGDRYEATRQFNPENPRGELIASCNYDLRDGSSGTLLYDRNSGDLVRFAADGDAWGKIHIPDADQTIFDLIQLPNRERDMVVLLDRTGLNTVTGNGMQLDVVSTGEHVSPSENALLAYAKLVKLASPPRPMVALVDPSNRAIEILSQKDNELKQELAFEIFLTSDFATMGNARGTEPHDIESGDLNGDNIGDLVVLAHDKLLIYLGE
- the cmoB gene encoding tRNA 5-methoxyuridine(34)/uridine 5-oxyacetic acid(34) synthase CmoB; this translates as MKIDYTPFYKMLKGTDLEPWIGLLPERIAHGLRYERHGKLPEWEEALAKLPDVEATTSSLSPHTQRDEGVAPTIELRNEVRVDGKPIDGLEDLLKQFHPWRKGPYHVHGVHIDTEWRSDWKWDRVRPHLQPLEGRTILDVGCGNGYHCWRMAGEGAKLVVGVDPSPLFICQFFAMKHFLGDPRAWVLPLGIEDVPETPGAFDTVFSMGVLYHRKSPVEHIEQLKSFLKPGGELVIETLVADGPEGYSLIPHGRYAKMRNVWFIPSVPTLELWMKRCGLKDICTVDVNTTSLEEQRATDWMTFESLPDYLDPSDPAQTVEGYPAPKRAVVVAKV
- a CDS encoding S1C family serine protease, translated to MRTILFTAVAITVGLAFADDVVLRGGAKIQAPVLKEADDSTVLDLGFDVLRVPKSEILATYADSAVEGTVPADTNSLYSVQVPERISTAEAAELYAPAVVLVKTAGGLGSGFFINKAGYLITNFHVIAGEKKISVTQFLQESKILRRVVHKDVEIVATAPFHDLAILKLTDFDTEITPVIFSPEENLSVGETVFAIGNPLGLERTVTEGVLSQTHRNFGGILYLQIDAPVNPGNSGGPLFNARGQVIGVINMGVPTMEGLNFAIPARHPKYILDQIDAFAYDATNPESGFVYPDPPRRPGKFSSEQTD